In a single window of the Gossypium hirsutum isolate 1008001.06 chromosome A13, Gossypium_hirsutum_v2.1, whole genome shotgun sequence genome:
- the LOC107894340 gene encoding mediator of RNA polymerase II transcription subunit 23-like, whose translation MFWVVSYTMAQPACETVMNWLSSGGVTELLPEANVQPNERFMVMREVSPLPISLLSGFSMNLYLKLVFQMEESLFAGQVVPSIAMVETYTRLLLIAPHSLFCSHFSVTCFPSNVIISYLLEDFLHLAQRNASLLSKPTVTLLVLEIVNYRLLPPYSFRLSFLIPEDFCALCFILLLLYISLIIFQLQISLIFPRSVPCPILH comes from the exons ATGTTTTGGGTTGTCTCCTACACGATGGCGCAGCCAGCTTGTGAAACGGTCATGAATTGGTTATCTTCTGGTGGAGTTACAGAGTTGTTACCTGAAGCAAATGTACAGCCCAATGAGAGATTCATGGTGATGCGGGAAGTTAGTCCATTGCCTATTTCACTGTTATCTGGCTTTTCAATGAATCTTTATTTGAAGTTGGTCTTTCAAATGGAAGAATCTTTATTTGCTGGGCAG GTTGTTCCTAGTATTGCTATGGTTGAAACATACACCAGATTGTTGCTCATTGCACCTCATTCGTTATTTTGTTCGCACTTCAGTGTAACTTGCTTCCCTTCTAATGTTATTATTTCTTATCTTTTAGAAGATTTCTTA CATTTGGCACAGAGGAATGCTTCTTTATTGAGCAAGCCTACGGTGACACTTCTGGTGCTTGAAATTGTCAACTATCGTCTGCTTCCACCGTACAG TTTCAGATTGAGCTTTCTGATTCCTGAGGATTTCTGTGCCCTTTGCTTTATATTGCTATTGCTTTATATTTCTCTGATCATTTTCCAGCTCCAGATCTCCTTGATCTTTCCTAGATCAGTTCCATGCCCCATACTTCACTGA
- the LOC107894723 gene encoding germin-like protein subfamily 2 member 1 yields MRVFPALFLASLALVLGASRADPDLLQDVCVADLSSGIKLNGFPCKHPSTIGANDFFFAGLANPNFPNNTLGSLVTAANVEKIPGLNTLGVSMSRIDYAVGGVNPPHTHPRASEIAFVLEGELEVGFFTTSNVLISKHIKKGEIFVFPKGLMHFQKNIGKTRASAITAFDSQFSGTQSIATTLFAASPTIPNDVLSKAFQIHPREVERIKVKLTPKK; encoded by the exons ATGAGGGTTTTCCCAGCGCTTTTTCTTGCATCTCTTGCTTTAGTGTTGGGCGCCTCTCGTGCTGATCCTGACTTGCTTCAGGATGTATGTGTTGCCGATCTTTCTTCTG GAATAAAATTGAATGGGTTCCCCTGCAAGCACCCTTCAACTATAGGAGCAAATGACTTCTTCTTTGCCGGTCTAGCCAATCCAAACTTCCCTAACAACACTTTGGGATCGCTTGTTACGGCAGCTAATGTGGAAAAAATCCCAGGTTTGAACACCCTTGGAGTCTCCATGTCTCGTATCGACTATGCCGTTGGTGGGGTCAACCCTCCCCACACCCATCCACGAGCATCAGAGATTGCATTCGTGTTGGAAGGAGAATTAGAGGTTGGCTTCTTCACTACATCCAATGTGTTAATATCAAAGCATATCAAGAAGGGAGAAATATTTGTGTTCCCTAAAGGATTGATGCATTTCCAAAAGAACATTGGGAAGACACGTGCATCTGCTATTACTGCGTTCGATAGCCAGTTTTCAGGAACACAGTCCATTGCTACTACCCTATTTGCAGCCTCACCAACAATTCCAAATGATGTATTGAGCAAGGCATTCCAGATTCATCCTAGAGAGGTTGAGAGAATCAAGGTCAAATTGACacctaaaaaatag